DNA from Corallococcus soli:
CGGTAGAGCGGCTCGCCCATCAACGCCAGGTGGCGCAGGAGCCGGGGCGTCACCTCCACCTGCGCGTCCGTCGCCCGCAGCGCGGACACCACGTATTCGAAGGGCGTCTTCACCTTCGCGGCGTGCGCCTGGGGTGACTGGAACTCCGGCGACTGGAACAGCGCGCGGTACACCGTGCGCAGGTCCCCCTTCGAGTCGAGGAACACCTTCGCCACGCGGTCCACCAGCTCCGGCGGTGGCGCGTCCGCGACGAAGCGCCGCGCCAGCTTGAGCGCCACATGGCGCGCGGTGGCGGGATGGTCCGCCAGCAGGTCCAACACCTGCTCCCCGTCCTGCTCACCACCGCCCGCGGGAATGGCCTGTCCCAGCACCACCTTCGCGTCCGCGTCGTGCGCCACCCTCCGGAAGAGGAAGGCCGGCGCCTTGCGCGGCTTGCGGAGCGTCCAGCCGGTGAAGCAGCGCGCCACCTCGCGCACGTCGTCCTGCGTGTAGCCACCGTTCACGCCCAGCGTGTGCAGCTCCAGCAGCTCGCGCGCGTAGTTCTCGTTGAGGCCCAGCTTCGGCTTCGCCTCCTCGTCCTCCGCGCCGTCCAGCTCCAGCATCGCGGCGGCCTGCTGACGACGGAAGCGCTTCGGGTGGCGCAGCTCCTCCTGGCTCAGGCCCTCGCGCGTGCTGCGCCAGTTGTCGAGATAGAAGAGCATCGCCGGGTGGTGCGCCGTCGCGCCCAGCAGCTCGCGGAAGGTGCCGAAGACGTGCGGGCGGATGGCGTCGCGCTCGTAGGCCGTGGCCAGCCACTTCACCACGCCCTTGTCCTCGGAGACGTTGAAGTGGTTGAACCAGAAGTCCACCAGCACCTCCTCCAACTGGCGCGGGCTCTCCACCGCGCGCAGCACACGCGCCGAGGAGCGCTCGAAGGCGACGCGCGCCGGGCCCCGCTCGCGCTTCTCCTCGCGGGGCATCTCCCTGGGAGGCCGGGGGTAGTCCTCCACCAACTGCTCCATGGACATGCCCAGCGTGGGAAACGCCTGGAGCTTCGCTTCGAGCCCCGCTGGCAACGCGGCTTCGGAAGGCGGCTGGAGCTGGGCCTCCACCCACCCGTCCACGCCCAGCCGCTTCACCTCCGCCAGGTCCCGGGCCGACGGGCCGTAGGCCAGCCGTTGCAGGACGTGCACCGCGCTCGCTTCATTGAAGGGCGCGGCGGGTGGCGCCTTTCGTGGCGCGACCTGCGACCGGGACGCACACGACAAGCACAGGGCCACCAGGGGCCAGACAAGGAGGGCGCGCATGGTGCGGATGGGAACCCCGCGCGCGGCGAAAAGTTACCGCGCTTTTCGGAGGCGCCCCTGGAAGGCGCCGGACGTCAGTGCGGCATCGTCGCGAAGAACGACATGCCCAGGTGGACCGCGGACGCGACCACCAGCCCCGCGCCCACCAGCATGGCCAGCGTGACGGCCATGGGGTTGCGGTCCGCCGCACGCAGGCCCTGGTGGAAGGTCTTCTTCAGGAGCGTGCGCTGGCATTGCACCGCGCACCGGCCGTCCAGCGCGGCATCCAGCGACAGCACCATGTCGTCCACGGAGGCGAAGCGCTCCGCAGGGTCCTTCTTCATTCCCTTCGCCACGAACCACAGCAGCTCCGCGGGCACCGGCCCCTGGGCGCTGTGGGCGTGCATCGAGAACAGGGAGGGCGAGCGCGTCTGCACGCCCTTCATGATGTCCGGCACCGACTGGAGTCCGTCCAGGTAGTGCGTCAGCCCGAGCAGCTCGTGGAAGAGCACGGACAGGCTGTAGATGTCGCTGCGCGCATCCATCTGGTCGTGTTCGCCGCGCGCCTGCTCCGGGGACATGTACAGGGGCGTGCCCACCACGGAGCCGACCTCCGTGTGCAGCGGACGCGCGGACGTGAGCCCCGTCGATGCGCTTCCAGCGCCCTCCGGAAGACTCGCCGGCGCGGGGGCGCCCACCTTGCGCGCCAGGCCCCAGTCCAGCACCGTCACCTCACCGAAGGGCCCGACCATGATGTTCGCGGGCTTCAGGTCGCGGTGGATGAAGCCCTTGCCGTGCGCGTACGACAGCGCGTGCAGCACGCCCCGGAAGATCTGCACCCGCACCTGGAACGGATAGCGCACGAGCGCGTCCAGGTCCGAGCGGCGCAGGCGGGCGATGATGGACTCCAGCGTCTCCCCCTGCAGGTGCTTCATCATGAAGAAGTAGCGGCCCTGCTCATCCACGCCCACGTCGTGCACCGGCACGATGTTCGGATGGTCCAGCGTGCCGACGGTGCGGATCTCCTCCACGAAGCGCAGCACGCGGTCCAGGTCCGCGCCCGGAGGCAGCCGCTTGAGGGCGACCTCCCGCTCGATGTCGTGGTCGCGCATCAGGACGACCTCGCCCATGCCGCCCTGTCCCAGGGGACGCACCTCTTCGAAGCGCTCGCGTTGCAGGGGCACCACGGTGGGCTGCTGCCCCGTCCACTGCACCCGGGGCAGCACCGTGTTGCGCCGGTTGGTCGTCGCGGACCCGGGCGTGAGCGTGGGCGCCAGCTCCGACTGCGAGGACGGAGTGATGAGCGTGTTTTCCAGGCCGGCCGAGAGCGTTTGCCTCATGGGACGCCAGGAATAGCAGGCACGCCGTGCGCGCGCCCACCTACGCGCAGTCCATGACGCAAGCGCGCGAAACCACTGGGCCAGCAGCCGGCCGAGCGTCAGTTCGTCGGCGTAAAGGGCACGTCCAGCACCGGCAATTTCGTAGCGCCGGGCAGGTCGTAATGCCACCACTCCATCTTGTTGCGCTTGAAACCCACCCCCTCCATGGCCGCGCGCAGCACCTCGCGGTGCTTGCGCGAGGCGGGCGTGCCGCCCATGTAGCCGTGGTGCGCCTTGGGGGTGAAGTCGTCGAAGGCGGTGGGCATCTCCACCTCGCCCCCGTCCGCCGTGGCCAGCGTCAGGTCCACCGCGCCGCCCCGGTTGTGGTTGGAGCCCTTCGCCGGGTTCGCCACGTAGCCAGGCTTGGGCAATATCTTCCACATCTCGTACTGCACCGCGCGCGGCCGGTAGCAGTCGTACACCTTCAGCCGGTAGCCCTGGGGGCGCAGCAGGTCCGCGGCCTTCGTCAGGCGCTGCACCGAGTCCTGCAACAACAGACACCGCGCCCCGTCCGGGTACACCTGGCGCTTGAGGAAGTTGTCCTCCGTCGCGTAGCGCAGGTCCAGGATGAGGTCCGGGATGACGGTGGCCGCGTCCACCAGCTCCACCTTCGGCGCGGCGGCCTTCGCCTTCGGAGCCGGCTTCGGCTTCGCATCCTCCGCCAGGGCCGGGGCGCCTCCCAGCAGCGCCAGGGTCAGCGCGAGTCGCGTCGTCGCGCGCATCAGCGCACCCCTTCCACGTAGGGGGTGGGGTCCGGCACGCCGGCCTCCTGGAAGCCCTTCGCGCGCAAGAGGCAGCTGTCGCAGCGGCCACACGCGCGGCCCTGGACGTCCGGGTCGTAGCAGGAGTGCGTCATCCCGTAGTCCACGCCCAGCTTCACGCCGGCCTGGATGATCTGCGCCTTGGTGAGGCCGGAGAGCGGCGCGTGCACCTGGAAGCGCGCGCCCTCCACGCCCGCCTTGGTGGCCAGCTGGGCCATGGCCTCGAAGGAGCGGATGAACTCCGGGCGGCAGTCGGGGTAGCCGCTGTAGTCCACCGCGTTGACGCCGATGTAGAGGTCCGTGGCGCCCACCACCTCCGCGAGCCCCAGCGCCAGGGAGAGGAACAGCGCGTTGCGCGCGGGCACGTAGGTGATGGGGACGTCGTGGGACATGGCGTCCTCCGAGCGGTCCTTGGGCACCGGGATGTCGTCCGTGAGGGCCGAGCCACCCACCTGCCGCAGGTCCACCGTCACCACGCGCACGTCGCGCACGCCCATGGCCTGCGCCACCGTGCGCGCCCGCTCCAGCTCCACCGCGTGGCGCTGGCCGTAGGCGATGGACAGGCACACCGGCTCGAAGCCGTCCGCCTTCGCCATCGCCAGACAGGTCGTCGAATCCAGTCCGCCGGACAGGAGCACCACCGCACGCTTCGCCATGCCATCCTCCACTTCGGGCGGCGCACGTTACACGACGGGGCCGGGCCCCGGGGCTTCAGTCCTGCCGGTCGCCACTCACCGTGTACACGGTGGTGCAGGTGGCCGGCTGGCATTTGCAGTTCGGGCCCTTGCCCGGCAGGAAGACGTCCGTGAGCGTGCCGCACGCGAGCGACACGTCGTAGCCGTTTTCCGTGGGAGCGGGGATGGCGCCCTCGGGGACGCCCCCGTCCAGGCGCGAGCAGTCGCGCGCCACGTTGCGCGCCTGGCTGTCGCTCAGGAGCATCACGTTGAGGTTCTCCTCGATTTCGGAGTCCTCGCAGCCGGTGCCGCACGACGCGCGGGGCGCGGTGGCGCGGTGGGTGGAGTTGACGCTCTGGCCCGTGTAGCCGGCGTCGCGCGTGAAGCCCAGCACCGTGAGGAAGCCCGTGCCCGCGTCGGTGTCGCGGGAGAAGGTGCCCTCGAAGAAGAAGGAGCCCGCGTCGTCCAGCTGCGCGAACTCGCGCGAGCCCGCGTCGCAGGTGGTGCGCGCCGCGTCCAGCTTCGCCTGGAAGCGGAACGAGCCCAGCACCTGGTTGCCCGGGTACACGGGGTCCGTGAAACAGCCCACCGCGACGGCCAGGGCCGCCGCGGGGAAGAGCGCCAGCGCGAGTCGCTTCAGGTGCATGTCGTCCCCGAGGTTAGACGTCCAGCGACGCCAGGGCCAATTGGTGGAAGGCTTCACTGCGGGCCAGCACCTCGCCCACGTCCACGCGCGTCGGATCGCCGCCGCGCGAGGCCGCGTCCAGTTGGGCCAGCACGCGGCCCGCCGCCAGGGACGCCGGCATCGCGCGCCAGGCCGCCACCGCCGCAGCCTCCCACGTCAGCGCCGTGCCGGGGCGGGAGAGCTGTACGCCCGCGTCCCCCAGCGCCAGCGACAACGCGCACAGCCAGCCCAGCTCCACCGCGCCGAAGCAGCCCAGCGCGCCCGCGCCCAGCACCAGCGCGTCCGGCGACGTCAGGTAC
Protein-coding regions in this window:
- a CDS encoding DUF1800 domain-containing protein — protein: MHVLQRLAYGPSARDLAEVKRLGVDGWVEAQLQPPSEAALPAGLEAKLQAFPTLGMSMEQLVEDYPRPPREMPREEKRERGPARVAFERSSARVLRAVESPRQLEEVLVDFWFNHFNVSEDKGVVKWLATAYERDAIRPHVFGTFRELLGATAHHPAMLFYLDNWRSTREGLSQEELRHPKRFRRQQAAAMLELDGAEDEEAKPKLGLNENYARELLELHTLGVNGGYTQDDVREVARCFTGWTLRKPRKAPAFLFRRVAHDADAKVVLGQAIPAGGGEQDGEQVLDLLADHPATARHVALKLARRFVADAPPPELVDRVAKVFLDSKGDLRTVYRALFQSPEFQSPQAHAAKVKTPFEYVVSALRATDAQVEVTPRLLRHLALMGEPLYRAPAPTGFPEVAGPWVNSGALVSRLNFGLDLVGGRLPGARVALDAFAPKQAPTAVEWVDGLGQALLGAKPSEETRATILAALSRKREAASAVDEAPPVDVPLIAGLLLGSPEFQKQ
- a CDS encoding serine/threonine-protein kinase, giving the protein MRQTLSAGLENTLITPSSQSELAPTLTPGSATTNRRNTVLPRVQWTGQQPTVVPLQRERFEEVRPLGQGGMGEVVLMRDHDIEREVALKRLPPGADLDRVLRFVEEIRTVGTLDHPNIVPVHDVGVDEQGRYFFMMKHLQGETLESIIARLRRSDLDALVRYPFQVRVQIFRGVLHALSYAHGKGFIHRDLKPANIMVGPFGEVTVLDWGLARKVGAPAPASLPEGAGSASTGLTSARPLHTEVGSVVGTPLYMSPEQARGEHDQMDARSDIYSLSVLFHELLGLTHYLDGLQSVPDIMKGVQTRSPSLFSMHAHSAQGPVPAELLWFVAKGMKKDPAERFASVDDMVLSLDAALDGRCAVQCQRTLLKKTFHQGLRAADRNPMAVTLAMLVGAGLVVASAVHLGMSFFATMPH
- the ddpX gene encoding D-alanyl-D-alanine dipeptidase, which gives rise to MRATTRLALTLALLGGAPALAEDAKPKPAPKAKAAAPKVELVDAATVIPDLILDLRYATEDNFLKRQVYPDGARCLLLQDSVQRLTKAADLLRPQGYRLKVYDCYRPRAVQYEMWKILPKPGYVANPAKGSNHNRGGAVDLTLATADGGEVEMPTAFDDFTPKAHHGYMGGTPASRKHREVLRAAMEGVGFKRNKMEWWHYDLPGATKLPVLDVPFTPTN
- the queC gene encoding 7-cyano-7-deazaguanine synthase QueC, which gives rise to MAKRAVVLLSGGLDSTTCLAMAKADGFEPVCLSIAYGQRHAVELERARTVAQAMGVRDVRVVTVDLRQVGGSALTDDIPVPKDRSEDAMSHDVPITYVPARNALFLSLALGLAEVVGATDLYIGVNAVDYSGYPDCRPEFIRSFEAMAQLATKAGVEGARFQVHAPLSGLTKAQIIQAGVKLGVDYGMTHSCYDPDVQGRACGRCDSCLLRAKGFQEAGVPDPTPYVEGVR